One window of Vibrio sinaloensis genomic DNA carries:
- the ychF gene encoding redox-regulated ATPase YchF yields the protein MGFKCGIVGLPNVGKSTLFNALTKAGIEAANFPFCTIEPNTGVVPVPDLRLDALAKIVNPQKILPTTMEFVDIAGLVAGASRGEGLGNKFLANIRETDAIGHVVRCFENENIVHVAGKVSPIEDIEVINLELAMADLDSCERAIQRNAKKAKGGDKDAKFELTVLEKLLPVLTEGGMARTVELSKEELAAIGYLNFLTLKPTMYIANVNEDGFENNPYLDAVREYAEKENNVVVAVCAAIESELSELDDEDREEFLADMGIEEPGLNRVIRSGYELLTLHTYFTAGVKEVRAWTIPVGATAPQAAGKIHTDFEKGFIRAEVVGYDDFIQFNGESGAKDAGKWRLEGKDYIVKDGDVVHFRFNV from the coding sequence TTTAACGCACTCACTAAAGCTGGCATCGAGGCGGCTAACTTCCCGTTCTGTACTATCGAGCCAAACACAGGCGTTGTTCCTGTGCCGGATCTACGACTAGATGCTCTAGCCAAGATCGTTAACCCGCAAAAGATCCTCCCAACAACAATGGAGTTTGTGGATATCGCGGGCCTAGTTGCGGGTGCATCACGTGGTGAGGGCTTAGGTAACAAATTCCTAGCCAACATCCGCGAAACAGACGCTATCGGTCATGTGGTTCGCTGTTTTGAGAACGAAAACATCGTTCACGTTGCAGGTAAAGTATCACCAATCGAAGATATCGAGGTGATCAACCTAGAGCTTGCAATGGCTGACCTAGATTCTTGTGAGCGCGCGATTCAGCGTAATGCTAAGAAAGCCAAAGGTGGCGACAAAGACGCTAAGTTCGAACTGACCGTCCTTGAAAAGCTACTCCCTGTGCTTACAGAAGGTGGCATGGCTCGCACTGTCGAGCTATCGAAAGAAGAGCTAGCGGCAATCGGATACCTCAACTTCCTTACGCTTAAGCCAACCATGTACATCGCGAACGTTAACGAAGATGGCTTCGAAAACAACCCATATCTTGACGCGGTACGTGAGTACGCTGAGAAAGAGAACAACGTAGTGGTTGCTGTGTGCGCGGCGATTGAATCAGAGCTGTCAGAACTCGACGACGAAGATCGTGAAGAGTTCCTTGCCGACATGGGTATTGAAGAGCCTGGTCTTAATCGCGTCATCCGCTCTGGATACGAGCTACTGACTCTGCATACTTACTTCACGGCAGGCGTTAAAGAAGTACGTGCATGGACAATCCCGGTTGGGGCAACTGCGCCACAAGCTGCGGGTAAGATCCATACCGACTTCGAGAAAGGCTTCATTCGTGCTGAAGTGGTTGGCTATGACGACTTTATTCAGTTCAACGGTGAAAGTGGGGCGAAAGACGCCGGTAAATGGCGTTTAGAAGGTAAAGATTACATTGTAAAAGATGGTGATGTTGTTCACTTCCGTTTCAACGTGTAA
- a CDS encoding flagellin, giving the protein MAVNVNTNVAAMTAQRYLNSASSAQQASMERLSSGFKINSAKDDAAGLQISNRLNVQSRGLDVAVRNANDGISMAQTAEGAMNETTNILQRMRDLSLQSANGSNSKSERVAIQEEITALNDELNRIAETTSFGGNKLLNGTFATKSFQIGADNGEAVMLTMNNMRSDNTMMGGNSYVAANGQGKDWAVQEGANDLTIALTDKFGQEQNVTINAKVGDDIEELATYINGQTDLVKASVDEDGQLQLFTDNNNVDGVATFGGSLAGELSIGEAKAVTVDTIDVTSVGGAQESVAIVDAALKFVDSHRAELGAFQNRFNHAINNLDNINENVNASKSRIKDTDFAKETTALTKSQILTQASSSVLAQAKQAPNSALGLLG; this is encoded by the coding sequence ATGGCGGTTAATGTAAATACAAACGTTGCAGCAATGACGGCCCAACGCTATCTCAATAGCGCGTCATCCGCTCAACAAGCGTCGATGGAGAGACTTTCTTCCGGTTTTAAGATCAACAGCGCCAAAGATGATGCTGCGGGTCTACAAATATCAAACCGTTTGAATGTCCAAAGTCGTGGTCTAGATGTCGCGGTACGCAACGCAAATGATGGTATTTCGATGGCACAAACCGCAGAGGGTGCCATGAATGAAACCACCAACATCTTACAACGTATGCGTGATCTATCATTGCAATCGGCGAACGGTTCCAACTCGAAATCAGAGCGAGTGGCGATTCAAGAAGAAATCACGGCTTTGAATGATGAGCTTAATCGTATCGCTGAAACCACGTCATTTGGTGGCAACAAGCTTCTTAACGGAACTTTTGCTACTAAGTCGTTCCAAATCGGTGCAGATAATGGTGAAGCTGTGATGCTCACTATGAACAACATGCGCAGCGATAATACGATGATGGGTGGTAACAGCTACGTTGCGGCTAATGGTCAAGGTAAAGACTGGGCAGTGCAAGAGGGCGCCAACGACTTAACTATTGCGCTGACTGACAAATTTGGCCAAGAGCAGAATGTCACGATCAATGCCAAAGTAGGCGACGATATCGAAGAGCTTGCGACCTATATCAATGGTCAAACTGATCTTGTTAAAGCATCGGTTGACGAAGATGGTCAATTGCAACTGTTTACTGACAATAATAATGTCGATGGCGTCGCGACATTTGGTGGTAGCTTGGCTGGAGAGCTAAGCATTGGTGAAGCTAAAGCTGTCACTGTTGATACCATTGATGTTACGTCAGTGGGTGGGGCTCAAGAGTCGGTGGCGATTGTCGATGCCGCTCTGAAATTTGTAGACAGCCACCGAGCTGAGCTTGGTGCTTTCCAAAACCGCTTCAACCATGCGATTAACAACTTAGATAACATCAACGAAAACGTGAATGCGTCGAAGAGCCGAATCAAAGACACAGACTTTGCCAAAGAAACCACGGCATTGACTAAGTCTCAGATCCTGACTCAAGCGTCGAGTTCTGTTCTTGCCCAAGCAAAGCAAGCGCCCAACTCAGCGTTGGGGCTTTTAGGCTAA
- a CDS encoding flagellin yields MTINVNTNVSAMTAQRYLNKATGDLNTSMERLSSGQKINSAKDDAAGLQISNRLTAQSRGLDVAMRNANDGISIAQTAEGAMNESTSILQRIRDLSLQSANGTNSASERQALHEEVSALQDELNRIAETTSFGGRKLLNGSFGEASFQIGASSGEAIIMGLTSVRADEPRMGGQTFISDPEKAKDKDWGVPATAKDLKFEFTTKDGEAITLDIIAKEGDDIEEVATYINGQTDKLKASVDQDGRLQIFAAEPNLEGNLNISGGLASELGLEGGPGVKTTVQNIDVRSVGGAQNAVGIVDAALQYVDSQRADLGAKQNRLSHSINNLANIQENVEASNSRIRDTDFAKETTAMTKAQILQQAGTSILAQAKQLPNSAMSLLQ; encoded by the coding sequence ATGACCATTAATGTAAACACGAACGTGTCAGCGATGACCGCTCAACGTTACCTGAACAAAGCGACCGGTGATCTTAATACCTCGATGGAACGTTTGTCTTCAGGTCAAAAGATCAATAGCGCCAAAGATGATGCTGCAGGTCTACAGATTTCGAACCGCTTAACCGCGCAGTCTCGTGGCTTGGACGTCGCGATGCGTAACGCCAATGACGGTATTTCGATCGCACAGACCGCAGAGGGTGCAATGAACGAATCGACCTCGATTCTACAGCGTATCCGTGACTTGTCGTTGCAATCGGCCAACGGTACCAACTCAGCTTCTGAGCGCCAAGCGCTGCATGAAGAGGTATCGGCCCTGCAAGACGAATTGAACCGTATCGCAGAAACGACCTCATTCGGTGGCCGTAAGCTACTCAACGGCTCGTTTGGTGAAGCATCATTCCAGATTGGTGCTAGCTCGGGTGAAGCGATCATCATGGGTTTAACCAGTGTTCGTGCTGATGAGCCGCGCATGGGTGGACAGACCTTTATCTCTGACCCTGAAAAGGCAAAAGATAAAGACTGGGGCGTACCTGCGACCGCAAAAGATCTTAAGTTCGAATTTACCACCAAAGATGGTGAAGCGATTACTCTTGATATCATCGCAAAAGAGGGTGATGACATCGAGGAAGTGGCTACCTACATTAATGGTCAGACTGACAAACTGAAAGCGTCGGTTGATCAAGATGGTAGACTGCAAATCTTTGCCGCTGAGCCGAACCTAGAGGGTAACCTTAATATTTCGGGTGGACTAGCCAGTGAACTCGGCCTAGAAGGCGGCCCAGGCGTGAAAACCACAGTACAAAATATTGATGTTCGCTCAGTGGGTGGCGCTCAGAATGCGGTAGGTATTGTTGATGCAGCACTGCAATACGTTGACTCTCAGCGTGCAGATTTAGGTGCGAAACAAAACCGTCTCAGCCACAGCATTAACAACTTGGCGAACATCCAAGAAAACGTAGAAGCATCGAACAGTCGAATCCGCGATACTGACTTCGCGAAAGAGACCACAGCGATGACGAAAGCGCAAATTCTGCAACAAGCGGGTACGTCGATACTTGCTCAAGCAAAACAGTTGCCAAACTCTGCAATGTCGCTATTGCAGTAG